The following is a genomic window from Crossiella equi.
GCGACGCGCTCGGCGTTGAAGAACTGGTCCGCGCCCTGCGGCACGATCAGCTGCGTGACCCCCGCGTCCGCCGCGGTCAGCGTGCTGCCCGAACCGCCGTGGTGGATGATCGCGGTGCTCACCGGCAGCAGCGCGGACAGCGGCAGGTAGTCGACCACCCGCACGTTCTCGGGCAGCTCACCCAGCTCGGACAGGTCCTGCGCGTTGGTGGCCAGCACCAGCTCCGCGTCCGCCTTCTTGGTCGCGGCCAGGATCGCCCGCCACGGGTCCACGCCGGCGAACTGGCCCACCGCGGTGCCCATGGTGATCACCAGGCGCGGCTTGCCGGTCGGCTCCAGCAGCCACTGCGGCAGCACCCCGCCACCGTTGAACGGCACGTAGCGGGTGGGCAGGCCGCCGAGCTCGCCCTCCAGGCTCGACGGGGCCACGTCCAGGGCCTGCGCCCTCGGCGCCAGCCCGTCGATGCCCAGGCGCTCGAAGGCCGGTGCCAGGTGCGGCATCATCGCGGTGAAGAGCTCGTCACCCGCGGTGAGGCCGAAGCCGTGCTGCACGCACGGGATGCCCAGCTTGGCCGCGATCATCGGGCCGGTGGCGTCGGTGAGCTCGTAGACCACCAGGTCGGCCCCCCAGGCCTCCGCCTCGCGGAGGGCCACGTCGGCCATGCGGTCGGCGATCCCGGCGAACATCTGCCCGGCGACCCCCAGCTCCTGCTCCTGGTTCTGTCCCTGCCGCGACCCCGGCGGCCGGTTGCCGAAGTGCTCGGCGACCAGCTTCTGGATCTCCTGCTCCCAGTCCACGCCCGGGGTGGCGTCGACGACGTGCAGGCCCGCGTTGGCCGCGGCCTCGGCGGCGGTGCCCGCGGTGGCGACGCGGACCTCGTGCCCGGCGGCGCGCAGCGCCCACATCGTGGAGATCATCGGAAAGAGGTGGCCCAGCCCCATCGAGCTGGTGAAGAAGACGCGCATGAGTTGCCTCCCAGTGGCAGATCACCCTCTGGGACCCATTAAGTCGGAAGCTAAGAATCTTGTCGAGTGAGATAAATCTGACGCGACGGTACGAACCGCACGTGACCACGAGGTACACACGGTCGTGTGATTGCAGAATGCCCGAAGAGGCGAAGTTGATCTAGAAAGAAGGGGCGGCCCGCTCAACCGGCCTGGGGGTCACCGGGAGCGAGCCGCCTCCATCAGTCTACGCAGACGGACAAGTGGCCCACGAGCCGGGCTCAGATACTTTTTGTTGGCCTCTCCGCCCCAGGTGCAGACGTTCGAGTGACGGCCGAGGCAAGCGAGTGATTTCAGGGCCTGCCCCTGCATGACGCGCGGTATCCGGCCGATGACTCCACCATGCCCACGCCCTGCGCGCCGCACCAGGTCAAACCGCTGTTCGCGCCGTTGCGCCAGCGGATCCAGGGCCATGGGTGAACCACGCTGGTGGGTGGAATGCGATGACCCCTTCGGCCGGGGGCGGTCGGTGACCCTCCTGGCCGAACTCGACTCAGTGTTACTCATCACACCCCCGGGGGAGACCGCCGTACTGTCCGCCGCGCAGACCCGAGCGCTGCACGCGGCCCTGGACGACGCGCTGGAGGAGTCATCCCCTGCGAGACGAGGAGACGACGCGAATGGACGACGTGCTGCGCCAGGCAGTGCTTGACCGGCTGGCCCTGCTTGACCAGATGGCCGAGGAGGGCGACGCCACCTCGCTCCTGCCGATGGCGCGCACCGAGCTCCAGCGTCTCGCCGAGGGCTGGCGCCTGCTGCTCACCGTGCACCAGCAGGACGAGGACGGCCGCTGCCGCGCCTGCCCGAGCGGCCTGCTGGGCCGGGGCCGCCGCTGGCCGTGCCAGATGTGGCTGACCGCGCACCGGCACCTGATCAACGACGGCCAGGGCCACCGGGAGCGCCGGATCGCCAAGCGCAACCCGTTCTCCCGCAAGGCGGCCAACGCCGCGGCGGCCCAGACCGCGCCGGTGCCGACCACCCCGCAGGGCAACCGGATCCCGCCGGACGTGCTGAGCGTCCTGACCGAGCAGGCCAACCAGCCGCCGATCCCGCCGGGGCTGCTGGCCACGCTGCCGCTGGACAGCCCGGAGCGGAAGGCCGCGCTGGAGCGGCAGGCCGCGCGCGAGACGCTGGCCCAGGTCCGGAACGGGACGGTGCCGCCCGCCGTGGCACCGGTCCCGGCGCCCACCCCCGCCTCCACCGCCGAGCAGCTCATCGCGGCCTCGCAGGCGGCGGCCGAGGCGGCGCTGGCCCAGCAGGCCGGTGCGCTGCTGCCGCAGGTCGTCGACGCCACCCCGGAGCCCCCCGCGCCCCCGGCCTGCTCGATCACCGCGGACGGGCTGATCGCCCGCGCCAACGGCACCATCCCGCCGGGCACCGTGGCCCCGCTGTCCGTGGAGGCCTCGATCCCGCCGGGCGCGCTCACCCCGGGCGCGGTGGCCGACGCGCACCCCGGCACCGGCCCGCAGCCCGTGGTGGGCACCGGACCGCAGCCCATCGTGGGCACCGGGCCCCAGCCCGTGGTGGCGGCCCCGTCCCCGGGCACCGGGCCCCAGCCCGTTGTCGACGCCTCCCGGTTCAGCGCCGAGCCCGCACCGACCGCCGAGCCCGCGCCGACCACCGAGCCCGCACCGACCGCCGAGCCCGCCCGGCCCGGCACCGGACCGCTGCCCGTCGTGGACGGCGCCGACCAGGGCACCGGCCCGCGGCCGGTCATCGCCCTGCCCCGACCCGGCACCGGACCACTGCCGGTGGTCGACGCCCAGGGCGGGCCCGTCCCGGACGGCCCGGCGATCCACCTCACCCCGGAGGCCACCGGGATCCTCGACGCGCTCGGCGTGCTCGACACGCTCGGCACCATCGGCACGATCGGCACCACCGCCCCGGGCGCGGCACCGGCCAAGGCCACCGGCGTGCTCGGGCTGGTCGGCGTCAACGGCACCCTGCCGCCCGGCGTGGTGCTGCCGGTGCAGTCCGTGGCGCCGCCGGTGATCGGCGCGGTGACCGTGGTCCCCGCCGAGACCTCGGTGGAGGCGGCCAAGCCGCCGACGCCGCTGGAGGTGCCCGCCGAGGTCACCACCGAGATCCCCAGGTTCCGGCTGACGCTGCCCAGCGAGCTGGACCCGAAGCTGCTGGAACAGCTCGGTGACGCGCTGGACCCGGCCAAGCCCGCCGAGCACTCCGAGGCCGGGATCCACCGGGCCGCGGTGGTGGAGCGGGAGCCGACGCTGCCGCGGATCCGGCAGCGGCCGGTGTAACCGGTCACTTCGGACAGGGGCACGGGGCCCAACCGGCCACGCGGAAGCGGCCCATGCGGCAGTATGGCGCCGTACCCCGTGGCACCTGGAGGAACGCGTGCACGACGGCACCGGCCGGATCGTGGTGCAGAACCTGACGAAGCAGTTCGGGAACATCACCGCGGTGCAGGACCTCAGCTTCATCGTCGAACCCGGTACGGTCACCGGCTTCCTCGGGCCCAACGGCTCGGGCAAGACCACCACCCTGCGCATGGTGCTGGGGCTGGTCCGGCCGACCGCCGGGCACGCGGTGGTCAACGGTGTGCCGTACGAGCGCCTCGGCTCGCCCGGGCGGGTCGTCGGTGCGGTCCTGGAGGCGCAGAGCTTCCACCCGAGCCGGTCGGCCCGCAACCACCTCCGCGTCTACGCCTCCGCGCTGGAGGTGCCGGACGAGCGAGTGGACCAGGTGCTCGGGCTGGTCGGCCTGGCCGCGGCCGCCGACCGGCGCGCGGGCAGCTTCTCCCTGGGCATGCGGCAGCGCCTGGCCCTGGCCACCGCGCTGCTCGGCGACCCGCAGGTGCTGGTGCTGGACGAGCCCGCCAACGGCCTGGACCCCGAGGGCATCGCGTGGCTGCGCCAGTTCCTGCAATCCTTCGCGCGCAGCGGCCGCACCGTGCTGGTCTCCAGCCACCTGCTGGCCGAGGTCGAGCAGACCGTCGACCAGGTGGTGATCATCAGCCGCGGCCGCACCGTCTACCACGGTGGCCTGGACGCGCTGCGGCAGTCGCAGCAGAGCCGCGTGCTGGTGCGCCCGAGCGACCCGCACAAGCTGGTCGAGGCGCTGCACGCGGGCGGGCTGGGCGGGGTGGAGGCCACCCCGGACGGCAGGCTCGCGATCACCGGCGCGCACACCGCGCAGGTCGCCGACCTGGCCCTGGCCGCGGGCGTGGCCATCTACGAGATGCACGAGGAGCAGGTCGACCTGGAGCGCCTGTTCTTCCAGCTCACCAGCGCGCAGTACACCGGGCAGGCGCCGGGGCAGTACCCGCCGCCGCCGCCCGGTGGCGGCTGGGGCCCGCCCTCCGGCGGGGTGCCCACGCCGACCTCCTACGAGCAGGCGTACCAGCAGCAGCAGGCCTACCAGCCGCCGCCCGGTTACCAGCAGCAGCAACAGCCCGGCCAGCAGGGCAACCAGTACGGAGGTAACGCCTGATGGGCGCCCTGATCAGGAGCGAGTTCCGCAAGGTGCTCACCACGAACGTGTGGTGGGCGCTGCTGATCCCGGCCGCGATCGTGACCATGCTGACCGTGCTGGGCGGCGGGCTGCTGGGCTTCATCTTCGACAGCCTGGTCGCCCAGTTCGAGGAGTTCAGCGACGTCAGCCTGCCGGTGGCGCTGATCGCCTTCGCCAGCGGCCTCAACATCGGCACCATCTTCGCCGCGATCTTCGGCGGCCTGTCGATGGCCGGTGAGTTCCAGCACCGCACCATCACCACCACCTACCTGACCGCGCCCAACCGCACCGCCACGCTGCTGGCCAAGATGGCCGTCTACGGCGTCTTCGGCCTGGGCTACGGCCTGGTGAACGTGGTCTTCGGCACGGTGGGCGCGCTGGTCGGCCAAGGCGTGGACAAGTTCCCCGACGTCGGCGAGTGGCTGGCGGTCTCCGGCCTCGGCCTGCTGGTCACGGTGCTGTGGACGCTGCTCGGCGTCGGCCTGGGCGCGCTGGTGCGCAGCCAGATCGGCGTGGTGCTGATCGTGCCGCTGTCCAGCTTCGTGGAGTTCCTGCTCGGTGCGGTCCTCTCCACGCAGAACGCCGAGGAGGTCACGGCCTTCTTCCCGAACTCCTCGGCCAGCAACGCGCTGTCCGGGCTGGCGGGCCAGTTCTTCCTGGACGACCTGAACCCGGGGCTGCGCTCGCTGCTCAACACCAGCCAGCTCATCGCGGGCCCGGCCTGGTGGCTGACGCTGCTGGTGTTCGTGGCCTACGCCGCGCTGATCGTCTTCCTGGGCCGCCTGGCCTCGCAGCGCCGCGACGTCGCCTAGGACGAGTCCTGTCGGGCCCCCGGGCCAGGCCGTGTCCGGTGGATCTCGCACACGCTTTTCGGATCCACGTCGTCCCTGGCCGCGTTGCCGGGGCAACCACATACGCCCGGTATGCGGCTGCCCCGGCGCCTTGCCAGGAACGACGTGGACCGCGAAACCCGCGCGCAAGATCCACCGGACACGGCCTAGCGTGGACGGGTGCCCGAACTCCCCACCACCACTCCGGTCCCGGCTGGGCGCGGCTGGGTCCGCAAGCTCTCCGGGGCGTGCTGGACGCACCGCCGCACCGTGCTCACCGCCCTGGCCGCCTCGGTGGTCGGGGTGGGCTTGCAGGCCGTTGCCCCGCTGCTGCTCGCCCGCGCGGTGGACGACGCCGTCGCGGGCAGCACGGCCTGGCTCGGCTGGCTGGTCGGCGGGCTGAGCGGGCTGGCGCTGCTGGCCTTCGGCACCGCGTACGTGCGCCGCTACCTCGGCGGCCGCCTCGCGCTGGACGTGCAGCACGACCTGCGCCGGGCGGTGTTCGCCTCGGTGCAGCGGCTGGACGGCGGCAACCAGGACGGCCTGCGCACCGGGCAGGTGGTGTCCCGGGCCATCACCGACCTGCAGCTGGTGCACTCGCTGCTGTCCATGGTCCCGCTCGCGGTCGGCCAGGTGGTGTTCGCGGCGATCGCGCTCGCCGCCATGCTGTGGCTGTCCCCGCTGCTCACCCTGGTCGCGCTGCTCGTGGTGCCCGCGGTGTTCGTCACCGTGCTGCGCAGCCGGGGCGTGCTGTTCCCGGCCACCTGGTCGGCGCAGCAGCGCGCGGCCGACGTGGCCCAGCACGTCGAGGAGACCGTCACCGGCGTGCGCGTGGTCAAGGGCTTCGGCCAGGAGCAGCGCGAGACCGGGCGCCTGGAGCGGGCCGCGGTGCGGCTGTTCGGCGAACGCCTGCGCGCGGCCCGGCTCACCGCCAAGCCGAACGCCACGCTGGCCGCGCTGCCCGCGCTGGGCCAGGTCGGCGTGCTCGGGCTCGGCGGGGTGCTCGCGCTCAACGGGCAGGTCAGCCTGGGCACCTTCCTCGCCTTCGCCACCTACGTGTCCAACCTGGTCGGCCCGGCGCGCATGCTGTCCAGTCTGCTCATCACCAGCCAGCTCGCGCGGGCCAGCGTGGAGCGGGTGTACGACCTGATCGACTCCCAGCCCGAGGTGCGCGACTCCCCGGACGCGGTGGACGTGCCGGACGGCCCGCTCGCGGTGGACCTGGACGGCGTCTCCTTCGGCTACTCGCGCAGCGAGCCGGTGCTGGCCGGGGTGAGCCTGTCCGTGGCGCCTGGCGAGACGCTCGCGCTGGTGGGCACCGCGGGCTCGGGCAAGTCCACGGTCTCGCTGCTGCTGCCCCGCTTCTACGACGTACACGAGGGCGCGGTGCGCCTGGGCGGGCAGGACGTGCGGGGGCTGCGGCTCAGCTCGCTGCGCGGTGCGATCGGCGTGGTGTTCGAGGAGGCGTTCCTGTTCTCCGACTCGGTGCGCGCCAACATCGCCTACGGCCGCCCGGACGCCACCGACGCCGAGGTGGAGGCCGCGGCCAAGGCGGCGGAGGCGCACGAGTTCATCGAGGCCCTGCCGGAGGGCTACGGCACCGTGGTCGGCGAGCGCGGGCTCACCCTCTCCGGCGGGCAGCGGCAGCGCGTGGCACTGGCCCGGGCGCTGCTGTCCGACCCCAGGGTGCTGGTGCTCGACGACGCCACCTCCGCGGTCGACCCGGCCACCGAGGCCGCCATCCACGCCACCCTGCACTCGGTCACGCAGGGCCGCACCACGCTGCTCATCGCGCACCGCCGCTCCACGCTCGCGCTGGCCGACCGCATCGCGGTGCTGGACGGCGGGCGGCTCGTCGACGTCGGCACGCACGAGGAGCTCACCGGGCGGTGCGCGCTGTTCCGGGCGCTGCTGGCCGGTCCGGGCGAGACCCTGGAGGAGACCGGCCGCCCGGCGGAGCTGGTGCCCGGCCCGGACGGCGTGACCCCGGAGCTGTGGCCCGAGCCGGTCGCGGAGGAGCCGGGCACGCACAGCGCGGCCATCCGCGCGGCGGCGGGCACCGGGCGCATCGCCGGTGGCCGCGGCAGCCGGGGCAGCGGCGCGGCGCTGGGCGCGATGGAGGCCACCCCCGAGCTGCTGGCGCAGGTCGAGGCGCTGCCGCCGGTGCGGGACGAGCCCGAGCTGCCCGGGGTGGACGCGCGGGCGCCCGATCCCGGGTTCCGGCTGTGGCGCCTGCTCGCGCCGGTGCGCCCGCTGCTGCTGCTCGCCGTGCTGTGCGTGGCGGTGGACGCGGCGGCCTCGGTCGCGCTGCCCTCGCTGTTCCGGCACGGCATCGACGCGGGTGTGGGCGCGGCCTCGGCCAGCGCGCTGGTGTGGTCGACGCTGCTCGGCGTGGCCGTGGTGGCCGTGGGCTGGTTCGCGGTGACCCGGCAGACGCTGGTCACCGCACGGGCCGGGGAGAGCGTGCTGTACCTGCTGCGGGTGCGCAGCTTCAGCCACCTGCAACGGCTGGGCCTGGACTACTACGAGCGCGAGATGGCCGGGCGGATCATGACCCGGATGACCACGGACGTCGACGCGCTGTCCACGTTCCTGCAGACCAGCCTGGCCACCGCGGTGGTGAGCGTGCTGACCGTGGGCGGCATCGCGGCCGCGCTGGTGGTCACCGACCCCGCGCTGGCCCTGGTGGCGCTGGCCGCGCTGCCGGTGCTGCTGGTGGCCACGCTGGTGTTCCGGCACCTGTCCTCCCGGGCCTACGCCGAGGCGCGCGAGCGGGTGTCGGCGGTGAACGCGGACCTGCAGGAGAACGTCTCCGGCCTGCGCGTCTCCCAGGCCTTCACCCGCGAGGAGCGCTCCGCCGAGGTCTTCGCCGAGCGCTCGGACGCCTACCGCCGCTCGCGGCTGCGGGCGCAGCGCTACATCGCCACCTACTTCCCGTTCGTCACCCTGCTCTCCGACCTGGCCCAGGCGGCCGTGCTCGGCGTGGGCGCCTACCGGGTGGCCACCGGCTCGCTGACCGCGGGTGTGCTGCTGGCGTTCCTGCTCTACCTCGGGTTGTTCTTCTCCCCCATCCAGTCGCTGTCCAACGTCTTCGACGGCTACCAGCAGGCCAAGGTCGGCCTGCGGCGCATCGGCGACCTGCTGCGCACGCCCAGCTCGGTTCCCCCGGCCACCCACCCCCGGCCGGTGCCGGGGCGGCTGCGCGGCGAGGTCGAGCTGCGCGGGGTGGGCTTCGCCTACCCGGGCACCGGGCAACCGGCGCTGGCCGAGGTCTCGCTGAGCTTCCGCGCGGGCGAGACGGTGGCCTTGGTCGGCGCGACCGGGGCGGGCAAGTCCACGCTGGTCAAGCTGCTGGCCCGGTTCTACGACGCGACCGAGGGCGCGGTGCTGGTGGACGGCGTGGACGTGCGCGCCTACGACCTGCACGGCTACCGGTCCCGGCTGGGCGTGGTGCCGCAGGAGGCCCACCTGTTCACCGGGGACGTGGCCGCCAACATCGCCTACGGCAGGCCGGAGGCGACCCCGGCGGAGATCGAGGCGGCGGCCCGCTCGGTCGGCGCGCTGCCCGTGGTGGCCAGCCTGAGCGGGGGCTTCCGGCACCCGGTCGGCGAACGCGGCCAGGGGCTCTCGGCCGGGCAGCGGCAGCTGGTCGCGCTGGCCCGGGCGCGGCTGGTCGACCCGGACCTGCTGCTGCTGGACGAGGCCACCGCCGCGCTGGACCCGGCCACCGAGGCCGCGGTGCTGGCCGCGGGCGACCGGCTGGCCGGGGAGCGCACGACCTTCGTGGTGGCGCACCGGCTGGCCACCGCCGCGCGGGCGGACCGGATCGTGGTGCTGGCGCACGGGCGGGTCGCGGAACAGGGCACGCACGCGGAACTGCTCGCGCTCGACGGGGTGTACGCGCGGCTGTGGCGGGCGGGCTCGATGGACGCGGCGTAGGGCGGCCGGGTGCGCGCGGCTGCTGCCGCTGGCCGTTCCTGAACGGCCGTTCAGCGCAGACCGCACCAGTCTTGAGCTGGGCTTAAGGTGCCGATTTCACTCTGGACCGATCCAGTGCTCGATTCTGTGACCTAGCCCTCCGCGCCCGCACCCGGCCCTGTACCACGGCGGCCCGCGGTAGGACTAGCCTGAAACCGCAGTGTGTCTTACCCCGAGCAGATGGATCGAGGCGAGTGTCGGCCGTGTCCAGCAGCAGCCCTGCGTCACAGTTCGGCCCCAATGAGTGGCTAGTCGAGGAAATGTACGAGCAGTTCCTCGCAGACCCCACCTCCGTAGACCCGGCGTGGCACGACTTCTTCGCCGACTACAAGCCGACGCAGAAGTCCGCCGACACCGGCGCGACCGCGGCGCAGTCGGCCGCCGCCACCCCCACAAACAACACCGCGGCGACCGCCACCGCGACGGCGCCCCCCGCGGCCGCCGCCCCGGCCCCGGCCGCTCCCAAGGCGCCGGAGAGCAACGGGTCCGCGCCCAAGGCCGCCGCGAAGCCGACCCCGTCGGCAGCCGCCGCCGCGAAGCCGGTGCAGGCCCCCACGGGCCCCGGTGAGCGCAAGCAGCTGCGTGGCGCGGCCGCCGCGATCGCCAAGAACATGGAGCAGTCGCTGACCGTGCCGACGGCCACGTCGGTGCGCGCGGTCCCGGCCAAGCTCCTCGCGGACAACCGCATCGTGATCAACAACCACCTCAAGCGCACCCGGGGTGGCAAGGTCTCGTTCACGCACCTGATCGGCTACGCGATCGTTCGGGCGCTCGAGGCCTACCCGAACATGAACCGCTTCTTCGCCGAGGTCGACGGCAAGCCCACCCTGGGCACGCCCGAGCACGTGAACCTCGGCCTGGCCATCGACCTGCCCGGCAAGGACGGCTCCCGCAACCTCGTGGTGGCCTCCATCAAGGGCTGCGAGTCGATGTCCTTCCTGCAGTTCTGGCAGGCCTACGAGGACCTGATCCGCAAGGCCCGCGGCGGCAAGCTGGGCAACGACGACTTCACCGGCACCACGATCTCGCTCACCAACCCGGGCACGATCGGCACCAACCACTCGGTGCCGCGCCTGACCGCGGGCCAGGGCGCGATCATCGGCGTCGGCGCGATGGAGTACCCGGCGGAGTTCCAGGGCGCCAGCGAGAAGGCCCTGGTCAAGATGGGCATCAGCAAGATCATCACGCTGACGTCCACCTACGACCACCGCATCATCCAGGGTGCGGAGTCGGGCGAGTTCCTGCGCCGCATCCACCAGCTGCTGCTGGGCGAGGACGGCTTCTACGACAGCATCTTCGCCTCGCTGCGCATCCCGTACGAGCCGATCCGCTGGGTGGCCGACATCCCGGACGGCGCCGTCGACAAGACCGCGCGCGTGCTCGAGCTGATCGATGCCTTCCGCTCGCGCGGCCACCTGATGGCCGACACCGACCCGCTGAACTACCGCCAGCGCCGCCACCCGGACCTGGACGTGCTCTCGCACGGCCTGACCCTGTGGGACCTGGACCGGGAGTTCGCGGTCGGCGGGTTCGCGGGCAAGGAGCGCATGAAGCTGCGCGACGTGCTCGGCGTGCTGCGCGACTCCTACTGCCGCACCGTCGGCATCGAGTACACCCACATCATGGGCCCGGCCGAGCGCAAGTGGCTCCAGGAGCGCATCGAGGTCCCGCACTCCAAGCCGGACCAGGCCGAGCAGATCTACATCCTCAGCAAGCTGAACGCGGCCGAGGCCTTCGAGACCTTCCTGCAGACCAAGTACGTGGGTCAGAAGCGCTTCTCGCTGGAGGGCGGCGAGACCGTCATCCCGCTGCTGGACGCCGTGCTCGACAAGGCCGCCGAGTTCAACCTCGACGAGGTTGTCATCGGCATGCCGCACCGCGGCCGCCTGAACGTGCTGGCCAACATCGTGGGCAAGCCGATCTCGCAGATCTTCCGCGAGTTCGAGGGCAACCTCGACCCGGGCCAGGCCCACGGCTCCGGCGACGTGAAGTACCACCTCGGCGCCGAGGGCAAGTACTTCCGCATGTTCGGCGACGGCGAGGTCGGGGTCTCCCTGACCTGCAACCCGTCCCACCTGGAGGCGGTCGACCCGGTGCTCGAGGGCATCGTGCGCGCCAAGCAGGACATCCTGGACAAGGGCGAGGGCGGCTTCACCGTCGTCCCGGTCATGCTCCACGGCGACGCGGCGTTCGCGGGCCAGGGCGTGGTGGCCGAGACCCTGAACCTGGCGCTGCTGCGCGGCTACCGCACCGGCGGCACCGTGCACGTGGTGGTCAACAACCAGGTCGGCTTCACCACGGCGCCGGAGTCCTCGCGCTCCAGCCAGTACTGCACCGACGTGGCGAAGATGATCGAGGCGCCGGTCTTCCACGTCAACGGCGACGACCCCGAGGCCTGCGTCTGGGTGGCCAAGCTGGCCATGGAGTACCGCCGGGCGTTCGGCAAGGACGTCGTCATCGACATGATCTGCTACCGCCGCCGCGGTCACAACGAGGGCGACGACCCGTCGATGACCCAGCCGGCCATGTACGACCTGATCGACACCAAGCGCTCGGTCCGCAAGACCTACACCGAGGCCCTGATCGGTCGCGGCGACATCTCCGTGGACGAGGCCGAGAGCGCGCTGAAGGACTTCAGCGCCCAGCTCGAGCACGTGTTCAACGAGGTGCGCGAGCTGGAGAAGCACCCGGCCGTGATCAGCCCGTCGGTGGAGGCCGAGCAGGTCATCCCGACCAAGCTGAAGACCGCGATCTCCCTGGAGATGCTCACCCACATCGCCGACTCGCACGTCAACCTGCCGGAGGGCTTCAGCCCGCACCCGCGGGTCAAGCCGGTGCTGGAGCGCCGGGCGAAGATGGCGCGCGAGGGTGGCATCGACTGGGCCTTCGCCGAGCTGCTGGCCTTCGGCTCCACGGTGATGGACGGCCGCCGGGTGCGCCTGTCCGGCCAGGACTCGCGCCGCGGCACGTTCGTGCAGCGGCACGCGGTGCTGATCGACCGCAAGACCGGCAAGGAGTACACCCCGCTCCAGAACCTGTCCGACGACCAGGCCAAGTTCCTGGTCTACGACTCGGCGCTGTCGGAGTTCGCCGCGCTCGGCTTCGAGTACGGCTACTCGGTGGCCAACCCGGACGCGCTGGTGCTCTGGGAGGCGCAGTTCGGCGACTTCGTCAACGGCGCCCAGTCGATCATCGACGAGTTCATCTCCTCCGGCGAGGCCAAGTGGGGCCAGCGCTCCGACGTCGTGCTGCTGCTGCCGCACGGCCACGAGGGCCAGGGCCCGGACCACACCTCCGGCCGCATCGAGCGCTTCCTCCAGCTGTGCGCCGAGGGCTCGATGACCGTC
Proteins encoded in this region:
- a CDS encoding nucleotide disphospho-sugar-binding domain-containing protein codes for the protein MRVFFTSSMGLGHLFPMISTMWALRAAGHEVRVATAGTAAEAAANAGLHVVDATPGVDWEQEIQKLVAEHFGNRPPGSRQGQNQEQELGVAGQMFAGIADRMADVALREAEAWGADLVVYELTDATGPMIAAKLGIPCVQHGFGLTAGDELFTAMMPHLAPAFERLGIDGLAPRAQALDVAPSSLEGELGGLPTRYVPFNGGGVLPQWLLEPTGKPRLVITMGTAVGQFAGVDPWRAILAATKKADAELVLATNAQDLSELGELPENVRVVDYLPLSALLPVSTAIIHHGGSGSTLTAADAGVTQLIVPQGADQFFNAERVAKRGCGLSAVGEGVTEEQVYRLVHDEALRTAAREVQAEMRAMPSPAARVPELEALVG
- a CDS encoding ABC transporter ATP-binding protein translates to MHDGTGRIVVQNLTKQFGNITAVQDLSFIVEPGTVTGFLGPNGSGKTTTLRMVLGLVRPTAGHAVVNGVPYERLGSPGRVVGAVLEAQSFHPSRSARNHLRVYASALEVPDERVDQVLGLVGLAAAADRRAGSFSLGMRQRLALATALLGDPQVLVLDEPANGLDPEGIAWLRQFLQSFARSGRTVLVSSHLLAEVEQTVDQVVIISRGRTVYHGGLDALRQSQQSRVLVRPSDPHKLVEALHAGGLGGVEATPDGRLAITGAHTAQVADLALAAGVAIYEMHEEQVDLERLFFQLTSAQYTGQAPGQYPPPPPGGGWGPPSGGVPTPTSYEQAYQQQQAYQPPPGYQQQQQPGQQGNQYGGNA
- a CDS encoding ABC transporter ATP-binding protein, whose amino-acid sequence is MPELPTTTPVPAGRGWVRKLSGACWTHRRTVLTALAASVVGVGLQAVAPLLLARAVDDAVAGSTAWLGWLVGGLSGLALLAFGTAYVRRYLGGRLALDVQHDLRRAVFASVQRLDGGNQDGLRTGQVVSRAITDLQLVHSLLSMVPLAVGQVVFAAIALAAMLWLSPLLTLVALLVVPAVFVTVLRSRGVLFPATWSAQQRAADVAQHVEETVTGVRVVKGFGQEQRETGRLERAAVRLFGERLRAARLTAKPNATLAALPALGQVGVLGLGGVLALNGQVSLGTFLAFATYVSNLVGPARMLSSLLITSQLARASVERVYDLIDSQPEVRDSPDAVDVPDGPLAVDLDGVSFGYSRSEPVLAGVSLSVAPGETLALVGTAGSGKSTVSLLLPRFYDVHEGAVRLGGQDVRGLRLSSLRGAIGVVFEEAFLFSDSVRANIAYGRPDATDAEVEAAAKAAEAHEFIEALPEGYGTVVGERGLTLSGGQRQRVALARALLSDPRVLVLDDATSAVDPATEAAIHATLHSVTQGRTTLLIAHRRSTLALADRIAVLDGGRLVDVGTHEELTGRCALFRALLAGPGETLEETGRPAELVPGPDGVTPELWPEPVAEEPGTHSAAIRAAAGTGRIAGGRGSRGSGAALGAMEATPELLAQVEALPPVRDEPELPGVDARAPDPGFRLWRLLAPVRPLLLLAVLCVAVDAAASVALPSLFRHGIDAGVGAASASALVWSTLLGVAVVAVGWFAVTRQTLVTARAGESVLYLLRVRSFSHLQRLGLDYYEREMAGRIMTRMTTDVDALSTFLQTSLATAVVSVLTVGGIAAALVVTDPALALVALAALPVLLVATLVFRHLSSRAYAEARERVSAVNADLQENVSGLRVSQAFTREERSAEVFAERSDAYRRSRLRAQRYIATYFPFVTLLSDLAQAAVLGVGAYRVATGSLTAGVLLAFLLYLGLFFSPIQSLSNVFDGYQQAKVGLRRIGDLLRTPSSVPPATHPRPVPGRLRGEVELRGVGFAYPGTGQPALAEVSLSFRAGETVALVGATGAGKSTLVKLLARFYDATEGAVLVDGVDVRAYDLHGYRSRLGVVPQEAHLFTGDVAANIAYGRPEATPAEIEAAARSVGALPVVASLSGGFRHPVGERGQGLSAGQRQLVALARARLVDPDLLLLDEATAALDPATEAAVLAAGDRLAGERTTFVVAHRLATAARADRIVVLAHGRVAEQGTHAELLALDGVYARLWRAGSMDAA